The segment ACGCCGTATGGTGGATCCGCCAGGCCATCCTGCAGGCGCTGGCCGAACAAAGCCGGATTGTGCGCGTCCCGCTGAACCGCGCCGGAGCGCTGCACCGGATAGGCCGGCGCTCCTCCACTCTGCTCCAGGAGCTGGGCCGGGAGCCGACCATCGAAGAGATCGCGGACGAGCTCGAGCTGTCGCACGACGAGGTGCAGCGCACCCTCGCCATCGCGCAGGCCCACCTCTCGCTCGACGCGCCCCTCACCCCCGGCGAGGACAACCGCCTGCTGGACTACCTGGCGGACCAGCTCGCACCGGCACCCGACGACGAGACCTACGACCGCGCCCTCTCCAGCAGCATCGAGGAGGCGCTCGCCACGCTGAAGGAGCGCGAAGCACGCATCCTCCGCCTCTACTTCGGCCTCGAGGGCAAGGAGCCGATGACGCTGGAAGAGATCGGCTCCCGCCTCGGCATCACCAGGGAGCGCGTCCGCCAGATCAAGGAGAAGGCGCTGGTCCGCCTGCGTCACGCCTCCCGCGCCCGCTTCCTCGAGACCTTCCTGGGCTGAACCGGCTCAGGCCGAATCCGCTGAGCAGCGGCAGGACGGCTGAAGGCAGATTCGCCTCTGCCGCCTGGGGTTGACAGCCATTGGGCCGGCCGGTATCCTTCAAAGCTGTACTGTTTCGGCTCGACGCGACCGGGGTAGACATGAAGACGTATACGCCGAAGCCCTCCGACATCCAGCGTCACTGGTGGCTGGTGGACGCCGAGGGGCAGGTGCTCGGGCGATTAGCCAGCCGGGTCGCCCAGGTGCTGCGCGGCAAACACAAGCCCCTGTACACGCCGCACCTGGACACGGGGGACTTCGTGGTGGTGGTGAATGCGGAGAAGGTTCGGCTGACCGGGAGCAAGGAAGAGAAGAAGACGTATTTCCGGCACACGGGTTACATGGGCGGCGAGAAGTTCATCCCGTTCCGGCGTATGCGCGAGCAGCATCCGGAGCGGGTGATCGAGCTGGCGGTGAAGGGGATGCTGCCGAAGAACAACCTGGGGCGACTGATGCGCAAGAAGCTGCGGGTCTACGCAGGTCCGACGCATCCGCATGAAGCGCAGCGTCCCGAGCGGCTGGAGAGTTGAGGATGGCGGCGAGTCAGGAGCAGTTTCACGGAGTCGGTCGTCGCAAGACGAGCGTGGCGCGCCTGTACCTGCGGCCCGGGGGCGGGGCATGGCAGCTCAACGGCCGGCCGCTGGGGGAGTATTTTCCCCGCCTGTCGCATCAGCAGCACATTCAGGAGCCGTTGGCCATAGCGCAGCAGCAGGGGCGGTTCGACGTCAAGGTGACGGTCGAGGGGGGCGGGATCAGTGGGCAGGCGGGGGCGATCCGGCTGGCGCTGGCGCGTGCGCTGGTGAAGTACGACCCGGAGCTTCGGGGCGCGTTGCGGACATGCGGCCTGTTGACGCGCGACCCGCGGGAGGTCGAGCGGAAGAAGCCGGGGCGGCCGAAGGCGCGGAAGCGCTTCCAATTCTCGAAGCGCTGAGCGCCGTCGGCGCTCAGTGTCTGGATCGGAGCCGCGGGTGCGGCTCGACTCCTCGACGCGGTAGCCGGTGGTAACGGCTGCCGCGTCCACACACCGCTGGACGTCTTGCTGGGGTCCCCGCGAGGGCGGCAGGGTGGGGGAAGGCGGTGGCGGCAGAACCCCAGTTAGCGTGAGGTGGCATGGTTGATATCGAGCTCAGGCAGTTACTCGAGGCGGGCGTCCATTTCGGCCACCAGAGCAGCCGTTGGAACCCGAAGATGCGGAGGTACATCTTCGCGAAGCGCAACGGCATTCACATCATCGATCTGAAGAAGACGCTGGATCTGCTGCGCCAGGCGCAGCAGGTCGCGCGGGACGTGACGCTGCGGGGGGAGCGGGTGCTCTTCGTGTGCACCAAGCGGCAGCTCCGTCTGATCATCGAGCAGGAGTCGGTTCGCTGCGGTGCGCTCTACGTGACGGAGCGCTGGCTGGGCGGCATGCTGACGAACTTCCAGACGATCCGCAAGCAAATCCGGCGGCTCAAGGAGCTGGAGCGCGGGATCGAGGAGGGCGCATACGAGTTCTACACCAAGAAGGAGCAACTCCTGCTCGGGCGCGAGCGGGAAAAGCTGGAGAAGTATCTGGCAGGCGTCAAGGACATGGCGCGCTTGCCCGGCGCGGTATTCGTAGTGGATGCGAAGAAGGAGCAGATCGCGGTGCGGGAGGCGAACAAGCTGGGGATCCCGGTGGTCGGCATTGCGGACACGAATGCGGATCCGGACATGATCGACTACCCGATCCCGGGCAACGATGATGCGATCCGCTCCGTCTCCTTGATCACGCAGGGGATTGCGGATGCGATCGAGCAGGCGCGCAAGGAGCTGCCGCCCGATGCGCGCCGGCGCGCGGAGGAAGTCGAGGCGGTGACCTACTCGACGGAAATGGGCATGGCACGCGAGGTGACGGAAGAGCAGCGTCGCCCGCGGCGGCGCCCGCGGCGCAAGCGCCGGCCGCGGCCGGAGGTGATTGCGACGCTGCGCACTGGGGCGGAGGAAGAGCAGGGGGCGGAGGAAGAGCAGGGGGAGGAGGCATAGCTGACCCGCGCCCGGAGTGCCCAGCGCTCCCGAGCGCTGCAGCGCTGCGACCCCTGCAGCCCTGCGGCGCTTTTTGTTGCCAGTGAGGAATGGTGCCACCAGCAGGACGGGAAAGGAAGTATGGCGATCAGTGCAGCGCAGGTGAAGGAGCTTCGCGACCGAACGGGCGCGGGCATGCTGGACTGCAAGAAGGCGCTCGAGGAATCCGCAGGCGACTTCGAGGTGGCGGTGGATATCCTGCGGGCCAGGGGCGCGGCCCGAGCGGTGAAGCGCAGCGGGCGCGCGGCGCGGGAAGGCGTCGTCGCCAGCTACATCCACCTGGGTGGCAAGCTGGGCGTACTGCTCGAGGTCAACTGCGAGACCGACTTCGTGGCGCGGACCCCAGAATTCCAGAAGCTGGTGCGTGACCTGGCCATGCAGGTCGCGGCGGCGGACCCGCTCGCCGTGACCGCGGAGGGGATCCCGCAGGAAGTGGTCGAGCGGGAGCGGCGAGTGTTCCGCGAACAGGTGAGGAACGAGGGGAAGCCGCAGCCGTTGTGGGACCGCATTGTGGAGGGCAAGCTGAAGAAGTTTTACCAGGACCACGCGCTGCTCGAGCAGACCTTCATCCGGGATGCGGAGAAAACCGTGGGCCAGCTGGTGGCCGAAACCTCTGCGCGCACGGGCGAGAACATCGTAGTGCGTCGCTTCGCCCGCTTCGCGTTGGGAGAGTGAGCATGAGCGCGGCGCGGCGGGGCGGGAGCGCGGGAGTGGACCGGGCGCGTACGGCCGGTGCTTCGGCGGCGCTCGAAGCTGTGGCGGCGCAGGCGCCCGGGGCGCTCAAGTACCGGCGGGTGCTGCTCAAATTGAGCGGTGAGGCGCTGGCAGGCGAGGAGGGGTTCGGCATTTCGCCGCCGGTCGTTGCCCGGCTTACGGCCGAGATCCGCCAGGTGCACTCGATGGGTGTGGTGCTGGGCCTGGTGATCGGCGGCGGCAACATCGTGCGGGGCACGCAGGCCAGCCAGCAGGGAATGGACCGGGTGAACGCCGACTACATGGGGATGCTGGCCACGGTGATCAACGCGCTGGCACTGCAGGACCTGCTCGAGCGCGAGAGCGTAGAGACGCGCGTCATGACCGCCATCCGCATGGAGGAGCTGGCCGAACCGTACATCCGCCGGCGCGCGCTCCGGCACCTGGAGAAGGGGCGGGTCGTGATCTTCGCGGGCGGAACGGGGAACCCCTACTTCTCCACGGACACGGCCGCCGTGCTGCGCGCCATCGAGATGGAAGCGGATGTGCTCATCAAGGCGACGAAGGTCGAGGGTGTGTACAGCGCAGATCCGGCCAAGTATCCGGACGCGGAGTTCATTCCGCGGCTTTCCTTTATGGAAGTCATGACCCGTGAGCTTGGGGTCATGGACACGGCGGCGGTTTCGCTGTGCAAGGACAATGACCTGCCCATCGTCGTCCTGAATATCGGGCGCACTGGCGCCGTGGCCCGGGCCGTTGCCGGCGAGCCTGTGGGCACGCTGGTCTGCTGAAGGCTCCGCCCCTATCTTAGTGGTCGAATTCGCAAGTACGGTCGCATTCGGCCGCCGATCCATCCCCGCTGGCTGCGTTGCGCTCCCTGCGGCTT is part of the Gemmatimonadota bacterium genome and harbors:
- a CDS encoding sigma-70 family RNA polymerase sigma factor, with translation MSFTTMSRRGTYDESSLDQYLKEISAYPLLTREQEVELAAQIKQGEQDALHKLVRSNLRFVVSVAKKYQNQGVALGDLINEGNLGLIRAAHKFDETKGIKFISYAVWWIRQAILQALAEQSRIVRVPLNRAGALHRIGRRSSTLLQELGREPTIEEIADELELSHDEVQRTLAIAQAHLSLDAPLTPGEDNRLLDYLADQLAPAPDDETYDRALSSSIEEALATLKEREARILRLYFGLEGKEPMTLEEIGSRLGITRERVRQIKEKALVRLRHASRARFLETFLG
- the rplM gene encoding 50S ribosomal protein L13 is translated as MKTYTPKPSDIQRHWWLVDAEGQVLGRLASRVAQVLRGKHKPLYTPHLDTGDFVVVVNAEKVRLTGSKEEKKTYFRHTGYMGGEKFIPFRRMREQHPERVIELAVKGMLPKNNLGRLMRKKLRVYAGPTHPHEAQRPERLES
- the rpsI gene encoding 30S ribosomal protein S9; this translates as MAASQEQFHGVGRRKTSVARLYLRPGGGAWQLNGRPLGEYFPRLSHQQHIQEPLAIAQQQGRFDVKVTVEGGGISGQAGAIRLALARALVKYDPELRGALRTCGLLTRDPREVERKKPGRPKARKRFQFSKR
- the rpsB gene encoding 30S ribosomal protein S2 — encoded protein: MVDIELRQLLEAGVHFGHQSSRWNPKMRRYIFAKRNGIHIIDLKKTLDLLRQAQQVARDVTLRGERVLFVCTKRQLRLIIEQESVRCGALYVTERWLGGMLTNFQTIRKQIRRLKELERGIEEGAYEFYTKKEQLLLGREREKLEKYLAGVKDMARLPGAVFVVDAKKEQIAVREANKLGIPVVGIADTNADPDMIDYPIPGNDDAIRSVSLITQGIADAIEQARKELPPDARRRAEEVEAVTYSTEMGMAREVTEEQRRPRRRPRRKRRPRPEVIATLRTGAEEEQGAEEEQGEEA
- the tsf gene encoding translation elongation factor Ts — protein: MAISAAQVKELRDRTGAGMLDCKKALEESAGDFEVAVDILRARGAARAVKRSGRAAREGVVASYIHLGGKLGVLLEVNCETDFVARTPEFQKLVRDLAMQVAAADPLAVTAEGIPQEVVERERRVFREQVRNEGKPQPLWDRIVEGKLKKFYQDHALLEQTFIRDAEKTVGQLVAETSARTGENIVVRRFARFALGE
- a CDS encoding UMP kinase → MSAARRGGSAGVDRARTAGASAALEAVAAQAPGALKYRRVLLKLSGEALAGEEGFGISPPVVARLTAEIRQVHSMGVVLGLVIGGGNIVRGTQASQQGMDRVNADYMGMLATVINALALQDLLERESVETRVMTAIRMEELAEPYIRRRALRHLEKGRVVIFAGGTGNPYFSTDTAAVLRAIEMEADVLIKATKVEGVYSADPAKYPDAEFIPRLSFMEVMTRELGVMDTAAVSLCKDNDLPIVVLNIGRTGAVARAVAGEPVGTLVC